The following coding sequences are from one Humulus lupulus chromosome X, drHumLupu1.1, whole genome shotgun sequence window:
- the LOC133803346 gene encoding sister chromatid cohesion protein PDS5 homolog C isoform X4 codes for MAASDKDLEAQLLESGNRLVELPSSVDELLPLLDRVESCLSKVEQSPSESMQNALSPSLKALVDDTLLGHSDVDVKVAVASCISEITRITAPDAPYDDDQMKEVFQLIVSSFENLCDKSSRSYTKRTSILETVAKVRSCVVMLDLECDALILEMFEHFLKAIRDYHPENVFSSMETIMTLVLEESEDIPVELLTPILDCVKIDNEDVLPIARKLGERVLEICAAKVKPYLVQAVKDLGISLDDYSKVLSTICQDAEAAVEQNEVQASDENMAVESRSMKPSLDNGSQEDKAETTEAGSLEQAVISMDRSPQSAMSNGITQAVGDDSLADSSSLKKQEDDQRIESTKDLDASSNADPDSLNTENAADTEKKLEQSNKTVGRKTSSSAKSTTSENPHVDNEKESADNEKNIADNEKKSAENEKESAENEKESAENEKESADNEKESADNEKETEKFPDQEEQGEDLPGSPHQGTSAEAAVPSENDKESDVKLSSPKALDSESATVASTSPSLKLTDESRSKKSGRQKKKDNSDKEAAPSSDDASKKVADGISDSEVKTNRRSGKKVPVSISNENKVLAEVKVSKKESGTTSDSEAKPLRQLAKKVDGGSKNEEGSSAKHVEDKKRARGKTLSEKDRKKTSIKDDSKDTIASPKSLGKSTKDEQKNEETPKTNSKRKRTPGKVKESGDKGYDEDLIGMKVRVWWPKDQSYYNGFIESFDPVKKKHKVLYNDGDEEVLNLKREKWEFIEGDSVSDEEGKADLLSPDASTEIPLKKKVKIKSDDPSKQKKIEASPKKGASSSKSKSIPKSGLGNKAEGKSKDDSKSVGKSEEVSGGKSKDHTPKSASSKSANVASKSSSKSRNNDSQTPKTTKSKDESSTPSTKSKQEIQKSGKLKLGTPKTATVFKDKTHQSGGKSSANGTGKVKSGSSKIKEVEDAKESSSDSGKPVESTKGKSLNPSKAQESEVKESEVKTGKKRRRSTKG; via the exons ATGGCGGCGTCGGATAAAGATCTTGAAGCACAGCTTCTTGAATCTGGTAACAGGCTTGTGGAACTCCCGTCGTCCGTCGATGAACTCCTTCCTCTTCTCGAC AGAGTTGAGAGTTGTCTATCAAAGGTTGAGCAGTCGCCTTCTGAATCAATGCAAAATGCACTTTCTCCGTCATTGAAAGCATTGGTTGATGATACACTTTTAGGGCATTCAGATGTTGATGTTAAAGTCGCAGTTGCATCTTGCATCAGTGAGATAACAAGAATTACTGCACCTGATGCTCCTTATGATGATGACCAGATGAAG GAGGTCTTTCAGCTTATTGTATCATCTTTTGAAAATCTGTGTGACAAGTCAAGCCGATCATACACAAAAAGAACCTCAATTCTTGAAACTGTTGCAAAGGTCAGATCTTGTGTCGTGATGCTGGATCTTGAATGCGATGCATTGATCCTGGAAATGTTCGAGCATTTTCTTAAAGCAATTAG GGATTATCATCCAGAGAATGTTTTTTCATCCATGGAGACGATAATGACCCTTGTTTTAGAAGAAAGTGAAGATATTCCAGTGGAGCTCCTCACCCCTATACTAGACTGTGTGAAAATTGACAACGAA GACGTTTTGCCCATTGCTCGGAAATTGGGAGAGAGAGTTCTTGAAATTTGTGCTGCGAAGGTTAAACCTTACTTGGTACAGGCTGTAAAGGATCTGGGTATTTCATTAGATGACTACAGTAAAGTTTTATCTACAATATGCCAAGATGCTGAAGCTGCTGTTGAGCAAAATGAAGTCCAAGCTTCTGATGAGAATATG GCTGTTGAGAGCAGGTCAATGAAGCCATCCTTGGATAATGGATCCCAG GAGGATAAAGCGGAAACCACAGAAGCAGGATCACTTGAACAAGCTGTAATTTCTATGGATAGATCTCCACAGTCTGCAATGAGTAATGGTATAACACAGGCTGTGGGAGATGACTCTTTGGCTGATTCTAGCTCCCTAAAGAAGCAAGAGGATGATCAGCGAATTGAGAGTACCAAGGATTTAGATGCATCAAGCAATGCTGATCCTGATAGTTTGAACACTGAGAATGCAGCAGATACAGAAAAAAAGCTAGAGCAGAGCAATAAGACAGTAGGAAGAAAAACTAGTTCGTCTGCAAAATCTACTACTTCAGAAAATCCTCATGTTGATAATGAGAAGGAAAGTGCTGATAATGAGAAGAATATTGCAGATAATGAGAAGAAAAGTGCAGAAAATGAAAAGGAAAGTGCAGAAAATGAGAAGGAAAGTGCAGAAAATGAGAAGGAAAGTGCAGACAATGAGAAGGAAAGTGCAGACAATGAGAAGGAAACAGAGAAATTTCCAGACCAGGAAGAACAAGGTGAGGATCTTCCTGGTTCACCACATCAGGGTACATCTGCTGAGGCAGCAGTACCTTCAGAAAATGATAAGGAGTCTGATGTTAAGCTTTCATCACCCAAGGCATTGGACAGTGAATCTGCTACTGTTGCTTCTACGTCTCCAAGTTTGAAACTTACTGATGAAAGTCGTTCCAAAAAGTCTGGACGACAGAAGAAGAAGGATAATTCAGATAAGGAAGCTGCTCCATCTTCAGATGATGCCTCCAAAAAGGTAGCTGATGGGATAAGTGATTCAGAGGTGAAGACAAACAGGCGTTCTGGGAAAAAGGTGCCAGTTTCTATTTCTAATGAGAATAAAGTTTTAGCAGAGGTTAAGGTATCCAAGAAGGAAAGTGGAACTACAAGTGATTCAGAGGCAAAACCTTTGAGGCAGTTAGCTAAGAAAGTCGATGGAGGCAGTAAAAATGAAGAAGGATCGTCAGCAAAGCATGTGGAGGATAAGAAGAGGGCTAGGGGAAAAACTCTTTCTGAGAAGGATAGAAAAAAAACTTCTATTAAGGATGATAGCAAA GATACTATTGCTTCACCAAAGTCATTGGGGAAATCAACCAAAGATGAACAAAAGAATGAGGAGACCCCGAAGACAAATTCTAAGAGAAAACGTACTCCTGGCAAAGTAAAG GAGTCTGGTGATAAAGGTTATGATGAGGATTTGATTGGTATGAAGGTTAGAGTTTGGTGGCCAAAGGATCAATC GTACTATAATGGTTTTATTGAATCTTTTGATCCAGTCAAAAAGAAGCATAAG GTTTTGTATAATGATGGTGATGAAGAAGTATTAAATCTTAAAAGAGAAAAGTGGGAGTTCATTGAAGGTGATTCTGTGTCCGATGAG GAAGGTAAAGCTGATCTATTAAGTCCTGATGCTTCCACTGAAAT TCCCTTAAAGAAAAAAGTGAAGATAAAATCGGATGACCCCTCTAAACAAAAAAAGATTGAGGCTTCACCCAAAAA GGGTGCTTCATCCAGCAAATCGAAGAGCATTCCAAAATCTGGACTGGGAAATAAAGCTGAGGGCAAATCCAAAGATGATTCCAAATCTGTTGGCAAGTCGGAGGAGGTGAGTGGTGGCAAATCCAAGGATCATACACCAAAAAGTGCTAGTAGCAAATCAGCCAATGTTGCGTCAAAATCATCAAGCAAGTCTAGGAATAATGATTCTCAGACACCAAAGACTACCAAATCCAAGGACGAAAGCAGCACACCGTCCACCAAGTCCAAGCAAGAAATCCAGAAATCTGGGAAGTTAAAGTTGGGCACGCCAAAAACAGCTACTGTTTTCAAGGATAAAACCCATCAAAGTGGTGGAAAGTCCAGTGCCAATGGTACTGGTAAAGTGAAGTCCGGTTCATCGAAGATAAAAGAGGTTGAAGATGCCAAGGAAAGCTCCTCTGATTCAGGTAAACCAGTGGAGAGTACTAAAGGCAAGTCCTTGAATCCCTCCAAGGCTCAGGAAAGTGAGGTTAAGGAAAGTGAGGTTAAGACAGGTAAGAAGCGACGAAGAAGCACAAAAGGCTGA